In one window of Brachionichthys hirsutus isolate HB-005 unplaced genomic scaffold, CSIRO-AGI_Bhir_v1 contig_797, whole genome shotgun sequence DNA:
- the bag2 gene encoding BAG family molecular chaperone regulator 2 — protein MAQAKIQARMGESSTAKFNRTLSMAARSGRLVESLDQLEVRVEALRDAAAAMEQERECILETIQSIQTGQEMRNICAGETQELELTASRLMGRTLSVEISVGTIRSSQQDEALRRATSIIDELLKGLLDDVDSGRKRLMALHAACVAEASTVPVDQKFQALVIGCALEDQKKIKRRLETLLRNVDNAEKSIKMVDHQKLEEPKSNGCQ, from the exons ATGGCTCAAGCTAAAATACAAGCGAGAATGGGCGAGTCTTCCACCGCCAAGTTCAACAGGACGCTGTCCATGGCCGCTCGTTCCGGGCGACTTGTGGAAAGTTTGGATCAGCTGGAAGTGAG GGTGGAGGCTTTACGCGACGCGGCGGCAGCCatggagcaggagagggagTGCATCCTGGAAACCATCCAGTCCATCCAGACGGGACAAGAAATGCGGAACATCTGTGCGGGTGAGACTcaa gaa TTGGAGTTAACTGCGAGCCGTCTCATGGGCCGCACGCTCTCCGTGGAGATCTCGGTCGGCACCATCAGAAGCTCCCAGCAGGACGAGGCGCTCCGCAGGGCCACGTCCATAATCGATGAACTGCTGAAAGGATTACTGGACGACGTGGACAGCGGCCGCAAGCGGCTGATGGCCCTGCACGCAGCCTGCGTGGCCGAGGCCTCGACCGTCCCCGTTGACCAGAAGTTTCAGGCTTTGGTGATTGGCTGCGCTCTGGAGGACCAGAAGAAGATCAAGCGGAGGCTGGAGACTTTGCTGAGGAACGTTGACAATGCTGAGAAGAGCATCAAAATGGTGGATCACCAAAAACTAGAGGAACCAAAATCCAATGGCTGCCAATAA
- the LOC137912912 gene encoding ras-related protein Rab-23-like: MLEEDMEVAIKVVVVGNGAVGKSSMIQRYCKGVFTKDYKKTIGVDFLERQILVNDEEVRLMLWDTAGQEEFDAITKAYYRGAQACVLVFSTTDGDSFQAIDSWREKVEAEVGDVPTVLVQNKIDLLEKTVIKNEEAEALAKRLKLRFYRASVKEDLNVTEVFRYLADKYLQRLKQQTAEETDVVHSTSNKIGVFNTTSSNICNQSSGNGREIIALRPNKQRTKKSKNPFGSCSLL; this comes from the exons ATGTTGGAGGAGGACATGGAAGTGGCCATCAAGGTGGTTGTCGTCGGCAACGGCGCCGTCGGCAAGTCTAGCATGATCCAGCGTTACTGCAAGGGCGTCTTCACGAAGGACTACAAAAAGACCATCGGAGTGGACTTTCTGGAGAGGCAGATACT GGTAAATGATGAAGAGGTGCGCCTGATGCTGTGGGACACGGCTGGGCAGGAGGAGTTTGACGCTATTACCAAGGCCTACTACCGCG GTGCCCAAGCATGCGTGCTCGTCTTCTCTACCACAGACGGGGATTCATTTCAAGCGATTGACAGCTGGAGGGAGAAGGTGGAGGCAGAGGTCGGAGACGTTCCCACAGTCCTAGTGCAGAACAAGATCGACCTGCTGGAAAAGACCGTGATAAAGAA TGAGGAGGCAGAAGCTTTAGCCAAAAGGCTGAAGCTGAGATTTTATCGCGCTTCAGTTAAAGAGGACCTTAACGTCACCGAGG TCTTCAGGTACTTGGCTGACAAGTATCTTCAGCGactcaaacaacaaacagcagaggagacagaCGTTGTCCATTCAACGAGCAATAAAATAG GTGTTTTTAATACCACAAGTAGTAATATCTGCAACCAGAGCTCCGGCAACGGCAGAGAAATCATCGCTTTGCGACCGAACAAGCAAAGGACCAAGAAGAGTAAAAACCCTTTCGGAAGCTGCAGCCTTCTCTAG